From a region of the Gammaproteobacteria bacterium genome:
- a CDS encoding amino acid ABC transporter substrate-binding protein, whose amino-acid sequence MKFKKCLIACATTGLLATASAANAAGTLDSVMKKGFVQCGVSTGLAGFSNPDANGKWQGLDVDVCRMVAAAVLGDESKVKYVPLTAKERFTALQSGEIDLLSRNTTWTQTRDTSLGMNFAGVSYYDGQGFMINKDLGIKSAKELDGAAVCIQAGTTTELNLADYFRFNGMTYKAIVLDTADQTVQGFKAGRCDVLTSDQSQLYALRIKLDDPSKAMVLPEVISKEPLGPSVRQGDDAWFNVVKWSLNAAINAEELGITSANVDKMKGSKDPNVARLLGTSGSLGKNLGLSADWAYNVVKQVGNYGEVFERNVGTGSPLKIGRGLNALWNDGGIMYAPPLR is encoded by the coding sequence ATGAAGTTTAAGAAATGTTTAATCGCGTGTGCGACAACGGGACTATTAGCAACGGCAAGTGCTGCTAATGCTGCCGGCACACTTGATTCTGTTATGAAAAAAGGATTTGTACAGTGTGGCGTTAGTACTGGTCTAGCTGGGTTTTCAAATCCAGATGCTAACGGTAAATGGCAGGGGCTAGATGTTGACGTTTGTCGCATGGTTGCTGCAGCAGTACTAGGGGACGAGTCAAAAGTTAAATATGTTCCTCTAACAGCAAAAGAACGTTTTACAGCACTACAATCTGGTGAGATTGACCTGTTGTCTCGTAACACTACCTGGACCCAGACTCGTGATACTTCTCTAGGCATGAACTTTGCTGGTGTTAGCTACTACGATGGTCAAGGCTTTATGATTAATAAAGACTTGGGTATTAAAAGTGCAAAAGAGCTTGATGGCGCAGCTGTATGTATTCAAGCTGGTACCACTACCGAGCTTAACCTAGCTGATTACTTCCGTTTCAATGGTATGACATATAAAGCTATCGTTTTAGATACTGCCGACCAAACGGTTCAAGGTTTCAAAGCTGGTCGTTGTGATGTCCTGACTTCAGATCAATCTCAATTATACGCACTACGTATTAAGCTTGATGATCCTTCAAAAGCGATGGTACTTCCAGAAGTTATCTCTAAAGAGCCGCTTGGGCCTTCAGTTCGTCAAGGTGATGATGCTTGGTTTAACGTCGTTAAATGGTCGCTAAATGCAGCGATTAACGCGGAAGAGCTAGGTATTACTTCAGCAAATGTTGATAAGATGAAAGGTTCTAAAGATCCAAACGTAGCACGTTTGCTAGGCACAAGTGGTAGCTTGGGTAAAAACCTTGGTCTATCTGCTGATTGGGCATACAACGTTGTTAAGCAAGTGGGTAACTACGGTGAAGTATTTGAACGTAATGTTGGTACTGGCTCACCATTAAAAATCGGTCGTGGCCTTAACGCGCTATGGAACGACGGCGGCATTATGTACGCACCGCCATTGCGTTAA